The following proteins come from a genomic window of Leptospira bandrabouensis:
- the nadC gene encoding carboxylating nicotinate-nucleotide diphosphorylase: protein MIRGYTTPVTEISEKDFEALVTLALEEDLPAGDITTDSLFNSNESCKAELLAKEEGVLCGLAVIHCLIGKTKANVKWKPTLSDGTALTKGAVIGTLEGSLVDVLKMERILLNFIQYLSGIATNASKVTKEFPNLLILDTRKTLPGYRKLAKYAVYMGGGANHRLNLSEMAMLKDNHVAKAGSIQSAVQIVRNANPGKKIELEIDGLSQVSEAIASNPDIILLDNFSDSDTEKAIELIKEKSSKIRIECSGGITPDKLKFLSKFQDIGVSMGYLTHTVKFLDISLDIK, encoded by the coding sequence ATGATCAGAGGATATACAACACCTGTCACAGAAATTTCAGAAAAAGACTTTGAGGCTCTGGTTACCCTTGCCTTAGAAGAAGATTTGCCTGCAGGAGATATCACTACAGATTCTCTATTCAACTCGAATGAAAGTTGTAAAGCTGAGTTACTTGCCAAAGAAGAAGGGGTTTTGTGCGGACTTGCCGTAATACATTGTCTCATTGGAAAAACCAAAGCGAATGTAAAATGGAAACCAACTCTTTCCGATGGAACAGCCCTTACCAAGGGAGCCGTCATTGGAACTTTGGAAGGATCCCTTGTAGACGTTCTTAAGATGGAAAGAATCCTATTGAATTTTATACAATACCTCTCTGGAATTGCGACAAATGCAAGTAAGGTGACAAAAGAATTTCCCAATCTCCTGATTTTAGATACAAGAAAAACTCTTCCTGGTTATAGAAAACTGGCTAAGTATGCAGTGTATATGGGAGGAGGAGCCAATCACCGCTTAAATTTGTCTGAGATGGCCATGTTAAAGGACAATCATGTCGCAAAAGCAGGATCCATCCAATCTGCTGTACAAATTGTTCGAAATGCTAATCCAGGCAAAAAAATAGAACTAGAAATAGATGGCCTATCGCAGGTTAGTGAAGCTATCGCCTCAAATCCTGATATTATTTTGTTAGATAATTTTTCCGATTCAGATACAGAAAAAGCAATTGAACTCATCAAAGAGAAATCATCAAAAATTCGTATTGAATGTTCTGGTGGGATCACTCCTGATAAATTAAAATTTCTATCTAAATTTCAAGATATAGGTGTGAGTATGGGTTATTTAACTCATACGGTAAAATTTTTAGATATAAGTTTGGACATTAAATAA
- a CDS encoding RelA/SpoT family protein, which translates to MGLYQDIKDKQELFEAVQKRLGPEKATLIEKAYHIADKMHEGQKRLSGEPYIIHPMNVASVLDELGLDERAIAAGLLHDVVEDTSYTKEDMAREFGEDIAALVEGVTKISEIKSQSKETEAAENIRKMLLATIKDVRVMLIKLADKTHNVRTLKFQPEEKQKRIAKEVLSLYAPIAGRLGVYKVKFELEDLAFQSLHPEEYQEIKKRVSAKKSERDEYIEKIKIILKQRLAEISIDARIEGRAKHFYSIYRKMVTKEKSFSEIFDLRAVRIITNEIKDCYGVLGIVHTLWTPIPGRFKDYIATPKTNLYQSLHTTVFGPDGRPMEVQIRTKDMNAIAENGVAAHWAYKESTNLSKTSVILQNGVENAFRMKWLEILKSWQDPSLDSKEFMEELQYDLHEDEVFVFTPKGEIIEMPKGATVLDYAFRIHTDVGLHARGGKVNGRMVTLRTELKSGDQVEIITEKSSKPSPIWLRIVKTSGARQKLRAYFRKLQEDSQRETIGSVLETQSSAIDENTIKEIKKVKIKKTHKTNPHQEESKEFGISVAGWNDVPVRVASCCTPIPGDEIIGFITRGRGVSVHKKDCTTASKQLEWMKTIPVRWEGPGEPIPIQIEVRAKDVQGIYLSMVESISSTETNILEAGASSHPNGTLTAKFMLEVDHLDQLKEILENLRMIQGVVFAERVKK; encoded by the coding sequence ATGGGATTATACCAAGACATCAAAGATAAACAGGAGTTATTTGAAGCGGTCCAAAAACGACTTGGGCCAGAAAAAGCCACATTAATCGAAAAAGCATACCATATTGCCGATAAAATGCACGAAGGACAAAAACGTCTTTCGGGAGAACCTTATATCATTCATCCCATGAATGTGGCTTCCGTTTTAGACGAACTTGGTTTGGATGAACGTGCAATTGCCGCAGGACTTTTGCATGATGTTGTAGAAGATACAAGTTACACTAAAGAGGATATGGCCCGTGAATTTGGGGAAGACATTGCTGCCCTTGTGGAAGGTGTGACCAAAATTTCAGAGATAAAATCTCAATCGAAAGAAACGGAAGCTGCTGAAAATATCCGCAAGATGTTACTTGCAACCATCAAAGATGTGCGAGTGATGCTCATCAAACTTGCTGATAAAACTCATAATGTTCGTACTTTAAAATTCCAACCCGAAGAAAAACAAAAAAGAATCGCAAAAGAAGTTTTGTCTCTCTATGCACCCATTGCCGGCCGTCTAGGTGTTTATAAAGTTAAATTTGAATTAGAAGATTTAGCCTTCCAGTCTTTACATCCAGAAGAATACCAAGAAATCAAAAAACGTGTCTCAGCCAAAAAGTCAGAACGTGATGAATACATTGAAAAAATAAAAATTATCCTCAAACAAAGGTTAGCTGAGATTAGTATTGATGCGCGAATTGAAGGTCGTGCGAAACATTTTTATTCGATTTACCGAAAGATGGTTACTAAAGAAAAATCATTTTCTGAAATTTTTGACCTTCGTGCGGTTCGAATCATCACTAATGAAATTAAAGATTGTTACGGGGTTCTTGGAATCGTGCATACTTTATGGACACCCATTCCCGGTAGGTTCAAAGATTATATTGCCACTCCGAAAACCAATCTTTACCAATCCTTACACACAACTGTATTTGGACCTGATGGTCGACCTATGGAAGTACAAATCCGAACCAAGGATATGAATGCCATTGCAGAAAACGGGGTGGCAGCCCACTGGGCTTATAAAGAGTCAACGAACCTTTCCAAAACCTCCGTCATTTTACAGAATGGTGTGGAAAATGCCTTCCGTATGAAGTGGTTGGAAATTTTGAAATCATGGCAGGATCCAAGCCTTGATTCCAAAGAATTTATGGAGGAATTACAATATGACCTGCATGAAGATGAGGTTTTTGTTTTTACTCCTAAGGGCGAAATCATCGAGATGCCTAAGGGCGCAACAGTTCTCGATTATGCATTCCGAATTCATACCGATGTGGGATTACATGCTCGCGGTGGTAAGGTCAATGGAAGGATGGTTACACTTCGTACGGAATTAAAGTCTGGGGATCAGGTTGAAATCATCACTGAAAAAAGTTCCAAACCATCTCCTATTTGGTTAAGGATTGTTAAAACATCTGGCGCCAGACAGAAGTTACGTGCTTATTTTAGAAAACTACAGGAAGATTCACAAAGAGAAACCATTGGTTCTGTTTTAGAAACACAATCATCTGCGATTGATGAAAACACAATCAAAGAAATCAAAAAAGTAAAAATCAAAAAAACTCATAAAACAAATCCGCACCAAGAAGAATCCAAAGAATTTGGAATTTCTGTTGCGGGTTGGAACGATGTGCCAGTAAGAGTGGCCTCTTGTTGTACGCCCATCCCAGGAGATGAAATCATTGGATTCATCACAAGGGGACGGGGCGTGAGTGTTCATAAAAAAGATTGTACGACGGCAAGTAAACAACTCGAGTGGATGAAAACCATTCCAGTTCGTTGGGAAGGCCCAGGAGAACCCATTCCGATTCAAATCGAAGTGCGTGCCAAAGATGTACAAGGAATTTACTTATCAATGGTGGAATCCATCTCTAGCACAGAAACAAATATTTTGGAAGCAGGGGCATCATCCCATCCCAATGGAACACTCACCGCCAAATTTATGTTAGAAGTGGATCATTTGGACCAACTAAAAGAAATTTTGGAAAACTTACGAATGATCCAAGGTGTAGTTTTTGCGGAAAGAGTTAAAAAATAA
- a CDS encoding alpha-amylase: MKEPLEFALSSLKDSLPFVWAEEIWLMGVWKNSPKSQSIARSMPELQPGFLAVKHPLFAEDVYGSPYSIYSYTPDPLVSANDNLTNVYKQIHEWNKKLILDFVPNHMAIDSPLIESDPHLFLIATDSVSAKNSFLHANGNRYVHGRDPYFDGWTDTIQWDFSNPDVEKKHIQILKEIAKVCDGVRCDMAMLLLPDVFEKTHEKKSVYDWKRVIDTVRQNYPNFKFYAEAYWGMENRLLDLGFDATYDKSFYDTLKENQFHFISQSLNENTKLSKIRFLENHDEERAKHQFGENSHTYFSLLSFSECILLFHEGQNLGLTKKIPVQMIQTDPENSNQVTEMYYKRAMKTITKRNSSSMFYQPNYIEFNGSAVFTRAIQTGDETELILWNETNKKVSGWIPFQEGIQFQSILTDLVSGVEFPQTKSEEGIYFKLNPNQAQWFIF, encoded by the coding sequence ATGAAAGAACCTCTCGAATTCGCCCTTTCTTCTCTGAAAGATTCTCTTCCTTTTGTATGGGCTGAGGAAATTTGGCTGATGGGAGTCTGGAAAAATAGCCCTAAGTCTCAATCCATTGCCCGTTCAATGCCGGAGCTGCAACCAGGATTCCTAGCGGTCAAACATCCTCTTTTTGCGGAAGATGTCTACGGTTCACCATATTCGATTTATTCTTACACACCAGACCCATTAGTTTCCGCCAATGACAACCTAACAAACGTATACAAACAGATCCATGAATGGAATAAAAAATTAATCTTAGACTTTGTTCCAAACCATATGGCAATTGACTCCCCACTCATCGAATCGGATCCCCATTTATTTCTCATCGCCACTGATTCGGTCTCTGCAAAAAATTCATTTTTGCATGCAAATGGGAATCGTTATGTTCATGGCCGCGATCCTTATTTTGACGGATGGACCGATACCATTCAATGGGATTTTTCCAACCCAGATGTCGAAAAAAAACACATTCAAATTTTAAAAGAAATCGCAAAAGTCTGCGATGGTGTTCGTTGTGATATGGCAATGTTACTCCTTCCCGATGTATTTGAAAAAACTCATGAAAAAAAATCGGTATATGACTGGAAACGAGTGATTGATACAGTAAGGCAAAACTATCCAAATTTTAAGTTTTATGCAGAAGCCTATTGGGGAATGGAAAATCGGTTACTCGACTTAGGGTTCGATGCCACTTATGATAAATCTTTTTACGATACTCTCAAAGAAAACCAGTTTCACTTTATCTCTCAAAGTTTAAATGAAAATACAAAATTATCCAAAATACGTTTTTTAGAAAATCATGACGAAGAAAGAGCCAAACACCAATTTGGTGAAAATTCCCATACTTACTTTAGTTTACTTTCTTTCTCTGAATGTATTTTATTATTCCACGAAGGGCAAAATCTAGGTTTGACCAAAAAAATTCCCGTTCAAATGATTCAAACAGATCCCGAAAACTCGAATCAGGTCACAGAAATGTATTACAAACGCGCAATGAAAACCATTACCAAAAGAAATTCGAGTAGCATGTTTTACCAACCAAATTACATAGAATTCAATGGCTCTGCGGTTTTTACCAGAGCCATTCAGACCGGAGATGAGACGGAACTAATCTTATGGAATGAAACCAATAAAAAAGTTTCTGGTTGGATTCCCTTCCAAGAAGGAATCCAATTTCAATCTATCCTAACCGACCTGGTGTCAGGTGTCGAATTCCCACAGACAAAATCAGAAGAAGGAATTTATTTTAAATTAAATCCAAACCAAGCACAGTGGTTTATTTTTTAA
- a CDS encoding extracellular solute-binding protein — translation MFHNKVQIFKYSSSLRKIVLFSLTGLLSMAFFLHCSEEETKESMSKVNDLPWEGDMASIPTALRMKNPVADPKAKKGGRIRIYSHQFPKSLNYYLDQFTTTARIFTSLYEPLTGYHPLTLETIPHLARDWKISPDKKKFTFYLDPNARWSDGKPVTADDVIFTYDTIMNPKNGTAVFRVSLSRFLKPVKLDDLTVVFEAKEVHWNNFNDVASSIFILPKHHFEGKDFNKENMEFPVVSGPYKITEVKKNRYIKLERRGDWWQRAYPFNTGRNNFDQIVYKVYNEEAVALQAFKKGDIDIYPVYSAYVWVEEAKGEPFDKNWIAKQRIFNLKPIGFQGWAMNSRRSIFSDKRVREAMNLLVDRKLMIDKLAYGEYDPTNSYYPDFYLGGEKNPNQPTEFNIEKARKLLAEAGWKPNAEGILEKDGKPFQFSILDRDKKTEKYFTVFLEKAKEVGIRASIDTLDLAAWSERVDKYDFDMTWAAWGSGIFKDPETQWLSKYADEEGQPNLPGLKISEVDKLIEKQKTEFSVSKRNEILKQIDRIVYKEYPYVLLWHLPSTRLLYWQKYGVPNLPLGKYGDESFSSDYWWYDEEKDKSLSNAVSSKEKFSDYEAVVRWK, via the coding sequence ATGTTTCATAACAAAGTTCAAATATTCAAGTACAGTTCCTCCTTACGCAAGATAGTTTTGTTTAGTTTGACAGGACTTTTATCAATGGCTTTCTTCCTCCATTGTTCGGAAGAAGAGACAAAAGAGTCTATGTCCAAGGTGAATGACCTTCCTTGGGAAGGGGATATGGCTTCTATCCCCACTGCCCTTCGTATGAAAAATCCTGTGGCTGATCCCAAAGCCAAAAAAGGGGGAAGGATTCGCATTTATTCCCACCAGTTCCCAAAATCTTTAAATTATTATCTGGACCAGTTTACAACTACAGCAAGGATTTTTACTAGTTTGTATGAACCGCTGACTGGCTACCATCCGCTGACTTTAGAAACCATTCCTCATTTAGCACGGGATTGGAAAATCTCTCCTGACAAAAAGAAATTTACATTCTATTTGGATCCAAACGCACGTTGGTCGGATGGTAAACCAGTAACTGCAGATGATGTGATTTTTACTTATGATACAATTATGAATCCAAAAAATGGAACTGCAGTGTTCCGTGTTTCCCTATCAAGATTTTTAAAACCTGTTAAATTAGATGACCTAACAGTTGTTTTTGAAGCAAAGGAAGTTCATTGGAATAATTTTAATGACGTTGCATCTTCTATTTTTATTTTACCGAAACATCATTTTGAGGGAAAAGATTTTAATAAGGAGAATATGGAGTTTCCTGTTGTTTCTGGTCCATATAAAATCACTGAAGTTAAAAAGAATCGTTATATTAAATTAGAAAGAAGAGGGGACTGGTGGCAAAGAGCTTATCCTTTCAATACAGGACGAAATAACTTTGATCAGATTGTTTATAAGGTTTATAACGAAGAGGCAGTGGCGCTCCAAGCATTCAAAAAGGGAGATATCGATATTTATCCAGTTTATTCGGCTTATGTTTGGGTGGAAGAAGCAAAAGGGGAACCATTTGATAAAAATTGGATCGCAAAACAAAGGATTTTCAATTTAAAACCCATCGGATTTCAGGGTTGGGCAATGAACTCTAGACGATCCATCTTCTCTGATAAACGAGTGAGAGAAGCAATGAATCTACTTGTCGATCGTAAACTCATGATCGATAAACTTGCGTATGGTGAATATGATCCAACGAATAGTTATTATCCTGATTTTTACTTAGGTGGCGAAAAAAATCCAAACCAACCTACAGAATTCAATATTGAAAAAGCAAGGAAACTTTTGGCAGAGGCTGGTTGGAAACCCAATGCAGAAGGGATATTGGAAAAAGATGGCAAACCATTCCAATTTTCAATTTTAGATAGAGATAAAAAAACTGAAAAGTATTTCACAGTATTTTTAGAAAAAGCAAAAGAAGTCGGAATTCGTGCATCCATTGATACTTTAGATTTGGCGGCATGGAGTGAACGAGTTGATAAATACGATTTTGATATGACCTGGGCTGCATGGGGATCCGGTATATTTAAAGATCCTGAAACACAATGGCTTTCTAAATACGCTGATGAAGAGGGACAACCCAACTTACCTGGATTAAAAATTTCGGAAGTGGATAAACTCATCGAAAAACAAAAAACAGAATTTTCTGTTTCCAAACGAAATGAAATTTTGAAACAAATCGATCGAATTGTTTATAAAGAATATCCTTATGTTTTGTTATGGCATTTACCAAGTACAAGATTACTCTATTGGCAAAAATATGGAGTTCCGAATTTGCCTTTGGGTAAATATGGAGATGAAAGTTTTTCTTCCGACTACTGGTGGTATGATGAAGAAAAAGATAAAAGTTTATCAAATGCAGTTTCGAGTAAGGAAAAATTTTCAGATTACGAAGCGGTTGTTCGTTGGAAGTAG
- a CDS encoding polyphenol oxidase family protein has product MEFFKEISTDYGNIQYGTAGKPSVSGLENDFPSYPKTPEVWKLYIEKWLSKEWIGNSKDLVVLNQVHGDSIHQVSTDSLREEAKSNFIWEGDGLYTDLPNQLLVVRTADCVPVYLFSTKRPFVAIIHSGWKGTNLGITERMMERAIEIGYAQDELYMEIGPYIQGSDYEVGIDVAKFFSGFGEEVCCSKGNEKFLLDVGLAIEKRVKERFPRLGGIQNSHTNVYKSPLYFSHRAKEEGRNLNFILWES; this is encoded by the coding sequence ATGGAATTTTTTAAAGAAATCTCGACAGATTATGGAAACATTCAGTATGGAACTGCTGGCAAACCATCCGTGAGTGGTTTAGAAAATGATTTTCCCTCTTATCCCAAAACACCGGAAGTTTGGAAGCTTTATATAGAAAAATGGCTGAGTAAAGAGTGGATTGGTAATTCAAAAGATTTGGTAGTCCTAAACCAAGTGCATGGTGATTCTATCCATCAAGTCAGTACAGATTCACTTAGAGAAGAGGCAAAATCGAACTTCATTTGGGAAGGGGATGGGTTATATACAGATTTACCAAATCAACTGCTTGTGGTTCGCACGGCAGATTGTGTTCCTGTATATTTATTTTCCACAAAACGACCGTTTGTTGCCATCATCCATTCTGGATGGAAGGGCACAAACCTTGGCATTACAGAACGAATGATGGAAAGAGCCATAGAAATTGGTTACGCGCAAGATGAGCTTTATATGGAAATTGGTCCTTATATCCAAGGATCTGATTATGAAGTCGGAATCGATGTGGCAAAATTTTTCTCTGGATTCGGGGAAGAGGTATGTTGTTCCAAGGGAAACGAGAAGTTTTTATTAGATGTGGGACTTGCGATTGAAAAGCGGGTGAAAGAGAGGTTTCCTCGTTTAGGTGGAATCCAAAATTCCCATACGAATGTATACAAAAGCCCTCTTTACTTTAGCCACAGAGCCAAAGAAGAAGGCAGGAATTTAAATTTTATACTTTGGGAATCTTAA
- a CDS encoding response regulator, producing MQTGIGPTGRPYQILIAENSKFQSKQLQQILESEGFKIIGVAETGKELLQMYKDNRQQIDLVTIEIFLPEVDGYAAFWDMKEMGVLPRILFISEENTPSVIKALLENGAMDYIVKPIKREKILEKIKETLLKIPKV from the coding sequence ATGCAAACAGGCATCGGACCGACAGGCAGACCTTACCAAATTCTCATTGCTGAGAATTCCAAATTTCAATCCAAACAACTCCAACAAATTTTGGAATCGGAAGGTTTCAAAATCATTGGAGTTGCCGAAACGGGAAAAGAACTTTTGCAAATGTACAAAGACAATCGCCAACAGATTGACCTTGTCACCATTGAGATTTTTCTTCCTGAGGTCGACGGTTATGCCGCTTTCTGGGACATGAAAGAAATGGGTGTTCTTCCAAGGATTCTTTTTATCTCTGAAGAGAACACACCTTCTGTGATCAAAGCGCTTTTGGAAAATGGGGCGATGGATTATATTGTCAAACCAATCAAACGAGAAAAAATTCTAGAAAAAATCAAAGAAACCTTACTTAAGATTCCCAAAGTATAA
- the leuB gene encoding 3-isopropylmalate dehydrogenase has protein sequence MKKVAVLAGDGIGPEVMDVALSVVKKALGNKSSEFTFEHALVGGAAIDATGFPLPEETLKLCESSSAIFFGSVGGPKWETLPPDRQPERGALLPLRKHFDLFANLRPAIIYPELKKASPIRGDIIGDGLDILILRELTSGIYFGKPKGREGSGPEEFAFDTMRYSRREIERIARTAFDAARKRNKKVTSIDKANVLTTSVLWREVVVALHKAEYSDCVLEHLYVDNAAMQLIVKPKQFDVMLCENMFGDILSDEASIITGSIGMLPSASLSESGFGLYEPSGGSAPDIAGKGIANPIAQILSGALMLRYSFGLETEAVAIENAIRTVLKKGFRTRDIAEEGTSVLGTKEIGVEIEKALG, from the coding sequence ATGAAAAAAGTAGCAGTACTTGCCGGTGACGGAATTGGACCAGAAGTAATGGATGTGGCCCTATCAGTGGTCAAAAAAGCATTAGGAAACAAATCTTCTGAATTTACCTTTGAACACGCATTAGTTGGCGGAGCGGCCATCGATGCCACAGGATTTCCTCTTCCTGAGGAAACCCTTAAACTTTGTGAATCATCCAGTGCTATCTTTTTTGGATCTGTGGGTGGACCCAAATGGGAAACCCTTCCGCCCGATAGACAACCAGAACGTGGGGCCCTCCTCCCACTTCGAAAACATTTTGATTTGTTTGCCAACCTCAGGCCTGCGATCATCTATCCAGAATTAAAAAAAGCAAGCCCCATTAGAGGAGATATCATCGGGGATGGACTCGATATTTTAATCCTTAGGGAATTAACATCGGGAATTTATTTTGGAAAACCAAAAGGGAGAGAAGGAAGTGGACCTGAAGAATTTGCATTCGACACAATGAGATATTCTCGTCGTGAAATCGAACGAATTGCACGCACAGCCTTTGATGCCGCAAGAAAACGAAATAAAAAAGTAACAAGCATCGATAAAGCAAATGTATTAACAACTTCGGTATTGTGGAGAGAAGTGGTAGTCGCACTTCATAAAGCAGAATACTCGGATTGTGTTTTGGAACATCTTTATGTGGATAATGCAGCGATGCAGCTCATCGTGAAACCAAAACAATTTGATGTCATGCTCTGTGAAAATATGTTCGGAGATATCCTTTCAGATGAAGCCTCCATCATCACTGGTTCCATTGGAATGTTACCTTCGGCTTCTCTTTCTGAATCAGGGTTTGGGCTCTATGAACCATCAGGTGGCTCGGCTCCAGACATTGCAGGAAAAGGAATCGCAAACCCCATCGCACAAATTCTATCGGGGGCTCTCATGTTACGATACTCCTTCGGATTGGAAACGGAAGCTGTGGCGATAGAAAATGCCATTCGAACAGTTCTAAAGAAGGGATTTCGCACAAGAGATATCGCCGAAGAAGGCACATCCGTCCTCGGTACGAAAGAAATTGGTGTTGAAATCGAAAAGGCACTTGGATAA
- a CDS encoding aspartate aminotransferase family protein gives MSNNTKTKFEEIKKLSDKYLLNTYNRYPVAFEYGVGEMIFDQDNKGYIDFLAGIAVSNLGHGEADLIEAMRNQMDKILHSSNLYYSEEQAKLAEVIIENSIPGKVFLCNSGTEANEAAFKLMRRHGVKKNIDKPVILALHSSFHGRTLSAMTMTGNEAVRSGFGELASDVYFVEANNEDSLIQAFEQYGDSVAGIIMELIIGEGGVIPLSQSFVNLARKLTEETGSLLVFDEIQTGMGRTGKMFCFEHYGMYPDAFTLAKALGSGFPIGALVVAKEYEGILERGMHGSTFGGNHLACVSAYETFKIILSRNLLDHVSTISEQMFARLKTMMESTGKIKQVRGRGLHIGVELYSESRPVVEECLKRGLVVNSTAGNVIRIIPPLILSIEKATEGLDILESVLKDMK, from the coding sequence ATGAGTAATAATACCAAAACCAAATTTGAAGAAATCAAAAAACTTTCCGACAAGTATCTCCTAAACACATACAACCGTTATCCGGTTGCTTTTGAATATGGTGTAGGAGAGATGATCTTCGATCAGGATAACAAAGGTTATATTGACTTTTTAGCAGGAATTGCCGTTTCCAATTTAGGACATGGAGAAGCGGATTTAATTGAAGCCATGCGAAACCAAATGGACAAAATCCTTCATTCATCTAACCTCTATTATTCGGAAGAACAGGCAAAACTAGCCGAGGTCATTATCGAAAATAGTATTCCTGGAAAAGTATTTTTATGTAACTCAGGAACTGAGGCAAATGAAGCTGCTTTTAAACTCATGCGTAGGCATGGAGTGAAAAAAAACATTGATAAACCAGTGATCCTTGCCCTCCATTCCAGCTTTCATGGAAGAACTCTTTCTGCGATGACTATGACAGGAAACGAAGCCGTTCGTTCTGGATTTGGAGAATTGGCTTCGGATGTTTATTTTGTGGAAGCCAATAACGAAGATTCTCTCATCCAAGCCTTCGAACAGTATGGAGACTCTGTTGCCGGAATCATTATGGAACTTATCATTGGGGAAGGTGGAGTCATTCCGCTTAGCCAATCGTTTGTCAACTTAGCTCGCAAACTCACAGAAGAAACGGGTTCCCTTCTTGTTTTTGATGAAATCCAAACAGGAATGGGTAGAACCGGAAAGATGTTTTGTTTTGAACATTACGGAATGTATCCTGATGCTTTTACTCTCGCAAAAGCACTTGGTTCTGGTTTTCCGATTGGTGCCCTCGTAGTTGCCAAAGAATACGAAGGCATTTTAGAACGAGGGATGCATGGTTCTACATTTGGCGGAAACCATTTGGCCTGCGTTTCCGCCTACGAAACATTCAAAATCATATTATCACGTAACTTACTCGACCATGTGTCGACCATCTCAGAACAAATGTTTGCCCGTTTGAAAACCATGATGGAATCAACAGGAAAAATCAAACAAGTCAGAGGACGAGGGTTACATATCGGTGTGGAATTGTATTCCGAATCAAGACCCGTTGTGGAAGAATGTTTGAAACGTGGGCTTGTTGTGAATAGCACAGCAGGGAATGTCATTCGTATTATACCTCCTCTCATCTTAAGCATCGAAAAAGCGACAGAAGGATTGGATATTTTAGAATCAGTATTAAAGGATATGAAATGA